In Chloracidobacterium sp., the following proteins share a genomic window:
- a CDS encoding HAMP domain-containing protein, giving the protein MTFFNTFRGRLLLILALLLIATLGVQYYLNLLTQEENNELLEAQAQALVAGITLGFTSIPMKDKRVQDLVDETDQSYFDVATKERIKDIIIIDSDFQIIDSLNPDYLPTTDSNDELVFKKIGDIRGLPPLMESSRIGEDLKYFPNPLTAENRNQTDEAHAIPIETSQGRWYVMVLLKNDRTQAAWRAARPLVYTLGVLLVSSIITFLLVWRFGRPITDLSNAAREVASGNLGVRVPDARRNDEMGRLAQNFNEMAAELEKKRELEAQLQQAEKSAVVGRLGSAIAHEIRNPLNYINLTLDHMRLKFAPGDDEDKAIFEKLTSQLKAEVARIDQQISDFLNYSRPAKADLQPTDARSIIEESLRIVEPQAAEKGIKIGIVEHENVPQVMADAEFLRSVFNNLFINAIQSMESGGGHLNIKISPTDDGRSVAFEVADTGGGISPENVSKIFEPYFSTKETGTGLGLAIVQKIVEVHQGTIDVESVEGEGTRFTVRLPISS; this is encoded by the coding sequence ATGACCTTCTTCAATACCTTTCGGGGCCGCCTACTGCTCATCCTTGCTCTGCTGCTGATAGCCACGCTCGGCGTGCAGTACTACCTAAATCTGCTGACACAGGAGGAGAACAACGAGCTGCTCGAAGCACAAGCACAGGCCCTGGTCGCCGGTATTACGCTCGGATTTACGTCGATACCGATGAAGGACAAGCGCGTGCAGGACCTCGTTGATGAGACCGATCAGTCATATTTTGACGTAGCCACGAAAGAGCGGATCAAGGACATTATTATCATCGACAGCGACTTTCAGATCATCGACAGCCTCAATCCCGATTACCTGCCGACGACGGATAGTAATGACGAACTCGTCTTCAAGAAGATCGGCGATATTCGGGGCCTGCCGCCGCTCATGGAGAGCTCGCGTATCGGTGAAGATCTGAAGTATTTTCCAAATCCGCTGACCGCCGAGAACAGGAATCAGACCGATGAGGCACATGCCATTCCCATCGAGACCAGCCAGGGCCGATGGTATGTGATGGTGCTGCTAAAAAATGACCGCACACAGGCCGCTTGGCGTGCCGCACGGCCGCTGGTCTATACGCTCGGCGTTTTACTCGTCTCATCGATCATCACGTTTCTGCTCGTTTGGCGATTCGGCCGCCCAATAACCGATCTGTCAAACGCCGCCCGCGAGGTCGCCAGCGGCAATCTCGGCGTCCGCGTACCTGACGCAAGGCGAAATGACGAAATGGGCCGTCTCGCTCAAAACTTTAACGAGATGGCTGCCGAGCTCGAGAAGAAGCGCGAGCTTGAGGCCCAGCTCCAGCAGGCCGAAAAGAGCGCCGTCGTCGGCCGCCTTGGCTCTGCCATCGCTCACGAGATACGCAATCCGCTCAATTACATCAATCTGACGCTCGATCATATGCGGCTGAAGTTTGCCCCGGGCGATGACGAGGACAAGGCGATCTTTGAAAAACTGACATCGCAGCTAAAGGCCGAGGTCGCCCGCATCGACCAGCAGATATCAGATTTCTTGAATTATTCACGGCCAGCAAAGGCTGATCTTCAGCCGACCGATGCCCGCAGCATCATCGAAGAAAGTCTCCGCATCGTCGAGCCGCAGGCCGCCGAAAAAGGCATCAAGATCGGCATCGTTGAGCACGAGAACGTGCCGCAGGTGATGGCCGACGCCGAGTTTTTGCGTTCGGTATTTAACAACCTCTTTATCAACGCCATCCAGTCGATGGAATCCGGCGGCGGGCACCTGAACATCAAGATATCGCCCACCGACGACGGCCGCAGCGTAGCGTTCGAGGTCGCGGACACCGGCGGCGGCATCAGCCCCGAGAACGTCTCAAAAATATTCGAGCCCTATTTCTCGACAAAAGAAACAGGCACCGGTTTAGGCCTCGCCATCGTCCAAAAGATCGTTGAGGTTCACCAGGGCACGATTGACGTGGAATCGGTCGAGGGTGAAGGGACAAGATTTACGGTAAGATTACCGATAAGTTCTTAG
- a CDS encoding DUF4126 domain-containing protein, whose translation MEWFATLSLALGSAWTSGINLYATVTVLGLLQKFGATKLPGGLDVLDNWWIIGFAGGLYLVEFFADKIPYVDSVWDVVHTFIRIPAGAVVAYAATNQLDESITIPAALVGGGLAFASHGTKAAARVGANFSPEPVSNWALSFVEDGIVLIGVVLAVFAPMVIAAVLIVFLLFFLWFFPKVMRAVRKLFRAVAAFFRGESFADVARKAN comes from the coding sequence ATGGAGTGGTTCGCGACCTTGAGTCTAGCACTCGGCTCGGCCTGGACGAGCGGGATCAATCTATACGCGACCGTGACCGTTCTCGGCCTGCTCCAGAAGTTCGGTGCAACCAAACTGCCCGGCGGGCTCGACGTGCTGGATAACTGGTGGATCATCGGTTTTGCGGGCGGGCTGTATCTGGTCGAGTTTTTTGCGGACAAGATCCCTTATGTGGACAGCGTTTGGGACGTTGTTCACACGTTCATCCGTATTCCGGCCGGTGCGGTCGTCGCGTATGCGGCGACAAATCAACTCGATGAGAGCATAACGATCCCGGCGGCGCTGGTCGGCGGCGGGCTGGCGTTTGCTTCGCACGGCACAAAGGCGGCGGCACGCGTCGGGGCGAATTTCTCGCCCGAGCCGGTATCGAATTGGGCCCTGTCATTCGTCGAGGACGGCATCGTGCTGATCGGCGTGGTTCTCGCGGTCTTCGCCCCGATGGTCATCGCTGCGGTGTTGATAGTCTTTCTATTGTTCTTTCTCTGGTTCTTCCCAAAGGTCATGCGTGCCGTGCGAAAACTCTTCCGAGCCGTCGCCGCCTTTTTCCGCGGCGAGAGCTTTGCCGATG
- the lepB gene encoding signal peptidase I: MTEPKPETPSVKEVKPKGPPKSTIREYFESFVITLIMAIFGMTFILQAVTVPTGSMQNTILVGDYLLVNKFIFTPGGYELPFLPQREIERGDIIVFKYPGNKVCRENDDSRNLIPYQINYVKRVIGLPGETVEFKDNQVYINGKLLPEHRMMGDASDNLSALKTAEFEQAHDGEKYTVFYSSESMNAVREGMKVSRGRGDNPCRGYQFGVEGKPSVVPANSFFVMGDSRDNSEDSRYWGFVPRELIIGRAMFVYWSCDRGASNGDFFGCVTHPRLNRIGKFVK, from the coding sequence ATGACCGAACCGAAACCGGAAACACCTTCAGTAAAAGAGGTAAAGCCAAAAGGGCCGCCGAAATCGACCATTCGAGAGTATTTCGAATCGTTCGTGATCACGCTGATCATGGCGATATTCGGGATGACGTTTATCCTGCAGGCCGTGACTGTGCCGACGGGATCGATGCAGAATACGATCCTTGTCGGCGATTATCTGCTGGTCAATAAGTTCATCTTTACGCCCGGCGGCTACGAGCTGCCGTTCCTGCCTCAGCGTGAGATCGAGCGCGGTGACATCATTGTTTTTAAGTATCCGGGCAACAAGGTCTGCCGCGAGAATGACGATTCGCGTAATCTGATACCTTATCAGATCAATTATGTAAAACGTGTCATCGGGCTGCCGGGCGAGACGGTCGAGTTTAAGGATAATCAGGTCTATATCAACGGCAAGCTGCTGCCAGAGCACCGTATGATGGGCGACGCCTCGGACAACCTTTCGGCGTTGAAAACTGCTGAATTCGAGCAAGCCCACGATGGCGAAAAGTACACGGTCTTTTATTCCAGCGAGTCGATGAATGCCGTCCGCGAGGGGATGAAGGTCTCGCGGGGACGTGGCGATAACCCTTGTCGCGGCTATCAGTTTGGCGTCGAGGGCAAGCCGTCGGTCGTGCCCGCCAACAGCTTTTTTGTCATGGGCGACAGCCGCGACAACAGCGAAGACAGCCGCTACTGGGGCTTTGTGCCGCGCGAGTTGATAATCGGACGTGCGATGTTCGTCTATTGGTCCTGCGACCGAGGAGCGTCGAACGGCGATTTCTTCGGCTGCGTGACGCACCCACGGCTGAACCGGATCGGGAAATTCGTGAAGTAG
- the rnc gene encoding ribonuclease III, whose product MQAQLARLESKLGYSFKDIGLLERALTHRSWAFENLPGASEAEIRSLENESMEFLGDSVLGLVIAEQLYTSRSNATEGDLTLMKHHLVSTATLAVVAERLKLGDFVRFGRGEEKTGGRKKQALLANTLEAVIAAVFLDGGYVSTRHFIATLFAKELKAATPGTSLDHKTTLQELVQSNGVSAPRYELLNTEGPPHARTFYVRVTWNGGTASGEGTSIKSAEMMAAAEALKVLMPAKKQKLKN is encoded by the coding sequence ATGCAGGCGCAGCTCGCGAGGCTTGAGAGCAAGCTCGGATACAGCTTCAAAGATATCGGCCTGTTGGAACGCGCGTTGACGCATAGGTCGTGGGCGTTTGAAAATCTGCCGGGTGCGAGCGAGGCGGAAATCCGCTCTCTCGAGAACGAGTCGATGGAATTTCTCGGCGACTCGGTGCTCGGCTTGGTGATTGCCGAACAGCTCTATACGTCGCGTTCGAACGCGACCGAGGGCGACCTGACGCTGATGAAGCATCACCTCGTCAGTACGGCGACGCTTGCAGTCGTCGCTGAGCGACTGAAACTGGGTGATTTTGTCCGATTTGGGCGCGGCGAAGAAAAGACGGGCGGACGAAAGAAGCAGGCGCTGCTGGCGAACACGCTCGAGGCCGTTATCGCGGCGGTTTTCCTGGATGGCGGTTATGTATCGACGAGGCATTTCATAGCGACGCTGTTTGCAAAGGAGCTAAAGGCGGCGACGCCAGGAACTTCGCTTGACCATAAGACGACGCTGCAGGAACTGGTTCAGTCGAACGGCGTATCAGCCCCGCGATATGAACTATTGAATACCGAAGGGCCGCCGCATGCTCGAACATTCTACGTCCGGGTGACATGGAATGGCGGAACGGCCTCCGGTGAGGGCACGTCGATAAAATCGGCCGAGATGATGGCCGCGGCCGAGGCATTGAAAGTGCTGATGCCTGCGAAGAAGCAAAAACTTAAGAACTAA
- a CDS encoding VCBS repeat-containing protein — protein sequence MLKKYSLMIVMIFVFGVHVSIGQSLTYNEIKKDARYASLLPALEKLHEERIGREPENLYNFAKFAPSDRFTFGYSIDIDGDTAVVGAPIQYTGDVNAGAAYIFVRVGGNWVQQARLTNNVGPEPNDAFGLSVAIDGNTVVIGSPGTDGRKKDTVYVYINNGSNWVLQQILVPNDEPTPLFGHGYGESVALENNRLVVGARYKSVDNIQCGAAYVYLRTGSIWSQEMRISPSDPTHGAEFGGAVSMHSERIVVGARATSSHRGAAYIFDRFPTWTERAKIVDPGGSAGDEFGRSVAIHFNLVVVGAPGDTVSGNTNRGSALIFERSGQNWPLRQKIISSIGAADEKFGSAVDVVNEVVAIGAPGTMINGEARGRAYIFALQGGTWVQNAMLWDPSASPNYYSRQGGSIAISDSSVASGSIGNGGAYIFPTAAVTQRTPFDYDGDGRADISVYRTNGTWHLARSSQGYTQVQFGIGTDKIVPADYDGDGKTDVAVFRDGTWYLQRSHQGFIAFQFGMAGDIPTPADYDGDGRAEVAIFRPDTGTWFSLNLFTVVMTVSQWGAAGDKPVPADFDGDGRADLAVYRNGVWWIVRSSGGTESRAFGIAGDRPVVGDYDGDGRIDLALVRNALIPGVGVRKHWYILGSQSGYQSTVFGIDTDVASPADFDGDGRTDIAIYRGGQWWILQTTAGLLNVAFGTGFDRPTPSAFVP from the coding sequence GTGTTGAAGAAATATAGCCTGATGATCGTGATGATCTTTGTGTTCGGTGTGCATGTCTCAATCGGGCAGAGCCTGACGTATAACGAAATAAAGAAAGACGCTCGCTACGCGTCGTTGCTGCCCGCGCTTGAGAAGCTGCATGAGGAACGCATCGGCCGTGAGCCCGAGAACCTGTACAACTTCGCAAAATTTGCTCCGAGTGATCGGTTCACGTTCGGGTACTCGATCGACATCGACGGTGATACGGCCGTCGTCGGTGCACCGATTCAGTACACGGGCGATGTTAATGCAGGTGCAGCATATATTTTTGTTCGTGTTGGCGGAAACTGGGTTCAACAAGCCAGGTTGACCAACAATGTGGGGCCGGAACCGAACGACGCTTTTGGGCTTTCGGTCGCGATCGACGGGAACACTGTGGTGATTGGTTCGCCAGGAACTGACGGACGGAAAAAGGACACTGTATATGTCTATATCAACAATGGCAGCAACTGGGTCCTACAGCAGATACTAGTACCGAATGACGAGCCGACGCCGCTTTTTGGACACGGCTACGGAGAGTCGGTCGCACTTGAGAACAATCGCCTGGTAGTCGGGGCGAGGTATAAATCTGTTGATAATATCCAGTGTGGCGCGGCTTATGTATATCTGCGGACGGGCAGCATTTGGTCACAGGAAATGCGCATATCGCCGAGCGACCCAACCCATGGCGCGGAGTTTGGCGGGGCAGTTTCGATGCATAGCGAGAGGATCGTAGTAGGGGCACGAGCCACGAGCAGCCATCGAGGCGCCGCGTATATCTTCGACCGGTTTCCCACCTGGACCGAAAGGGCAAAGATCGTTGACCCGGGCGGCTCGGCCGGTGACGAGTTTGGACGCAGCGTTGCTATCCATTTCAATCTCGTCGTGGTTGGTGCCCCGGGCGACACGGTCAGCGGCAACACAAATCGGGGATCGGCCCTCATCTTCGAACGTTCTGGTCAGAACTGGCCCCTCCGCCAAAAGATCATTTCGAGCATTGGCGCCGCAGACGAAAAATTTGGGAGCGCCGTTGACGTGGTCAACGAGGTCGTAGCGATCGGAGCACCCGGGACCATGATCAATGGGGAGGCGCGAGGCAGAGCGTATATCTTTGCCCTTCAAGGCGGAACGTGGGTGCAAAATGCGATGCTCTGGGATCCAAGTGCATCGCCAAACTACTACTCGAGACAAGGCGGCAGTATTGCGATCTCGGATAGTTCGGTCGCGTCGGGCTCGATCGGTAACGGGGGAGCATATATTTTTCCAACGGCGGCAGTGACCCAGCGAACGCCCTTCGATTACGATGGCGACGGGCGCGCCGATATCTCGGTCTATCGTACCAATGGAACGTGGCACCTGGCTCGATCTTCGCAGGGCTATACGCAGGTTCAGTTTGGCATTGGAACGGACAAGATCGTCCCGGCGGATTATGACGGCGATGGCAAGACGGATGTCGCAGTCTTCAGAGATGGCACTTGGTATCTGCAGCGGTCGCATCAGGGATTCATCGCGTTCCAATTTGGTATGGCAGGCGATATTCCGACGCCCGCGGATTACGACGGCGACGGCCGGGCCGAGGTGGCGATCTTCAGGCCTGATACCGGAACGTGGTTTTCGCTCAATCTCTTTACGGTCGTTATGACCGTGTCGCAATGGGGGGCTGCCGGTGACAAGCCGGTTCCAGCGGATTTTGACGGAGACGGAAGGGCTGACCTCGCCGTATATCGCAACGGTGTGTGGTGGATCGTGAGATCATCCGGAGGTACGGAGAGTCGAGCGTTCGGCATCGCGGGCGATCGTCCGGTCGTTGGTGATTATGACGGCGACGGAAGGATCGATCTGGCGCTTGTGCGAAACGCACTGATCCCGGGCGTGGGGGTAAGAAAACACTGGTATATACTGGGCAGTCAGTCAGGATATCAATCGACCGTATTCGGAATTGACACCGATGTCGCCTCGCCGGCAGACTTTGACGGCGACGGGAGGACGGATATCGCTATCTACCGCGGGGGACAATGGTGGATACTGCAAACCACAGCCGGATTGCTAAACGTAGCCTTCGGGACCGGATTCGATAGGCCAACGCCCAGTGCGTTCGTGCCCTGA
- a CDS encoding sigma-70 family RNA polymerase sigma factor: protein MASSEITRLLNEARAGNEEALNEVFPFVYDELRLLASNYLSRERVGHTLQATALVHEVYLKLTNQTEFDWDDRSHFFAIAARSMRQILVDHARARSRSKRGGGSRPVAIDAELVPAMVRDPELAIGIDEALTKLEELDPRQAKIVELRIFSGLGVPETAKLIGVSEPTVKREWATAKLFLRKEIG, encoded by the coding sequence TTGGCTAGCAGCGAGATAACCAGACTGCTGAATGAGGCCCGCGCCGGCAACGAGGAAGCGCTCAATGAGGTCTTCCCGTTCGTCTATGACGAGTTAAGGCTGCTTGCATCCAACTACCTCAGTCGCGAGAGGGTGGGACATACGCTCCAGGCGACGGCCTTGGTTCACGAGGTTTACCTAAAACTCACGAATCAGACCGAGTTTGACTGGGATGACCGATCTCATTTCTTCGCGATCGCCGCGCGATCGATGCGTCAAATACTGGTCGATCACGCTCGAGCAAGATCTCGAAGCAAACGCGGCGGCGGTTCAAGGCCTGTGGCGATCGATGCAGAATTGGTGCCGGCTATGGTGCGCGACCCTGAATTGGCGATCGGCATCGACGAAGCGTTAACAAAGCTTGAGGAGTTGGATCCCCGGCAAGCGAAGATCGTCGAACTGAGGATCTTTTCCGGACTTGGCGTGCCTGAAACCGCAAAACTCATCGGTGTCTCCGAGCCTACAGTGAAGCGGGAATGGGCCACGGCGAAGCTCTTTCTCCGGAAAGAGATAGGGTAA
- a CDS encoding four helix bundle protein, with the protein MNEGGDYKSLIVWQKSIALVKLIYQITAKFPADEKFGLTSQMRRAAVSIPSNIAEGQARRTTGDYVRFVSTAEGSLAELDTQLIIAIDLNYADKTATRDCLGLMLEVRKMLNSLRRSLLARAATGNH; encoded by the coding sequence ATGAACGAGGGCGGGGATTACAAATCACTGATCGTGTGGCAAAAAAGTATCGCGCTCGTAAAGTTGATCTACCAGATCACGGCCAAATTCCCAGCCGACGAAAAATTTGGATTGACCTCACAGATGCGTAGGGCCGCAGTATCCATTCCTTCGAATATTGCTGAGGGACAGGCACGCCGAACAACAGGTGACTATGTTCGATTCGTTTCCACTGCTGAAGGTTCACTCGCGGAATTAGATACTCAACTCATCATCGCAATTGATCTTAATTATGCTGACAAAACCGCCACACGCGATTGTCTTGGACTTATGCTAGAGGTGCGCAAGATGCTCAACTCGTTGCGACGCTCACTACTTGCGCGTGCCGCAACCGGGAACCATTGA
- a CDS encoding sigma-54-dependent Fis family transcriptional regulator — protein MARKSILVVDDEKNQREILETILSGEGYDVTTASSGEAAMKFVADRHFDLVLTDLKMTGMSGLDLLKSLTDYDKSIIVILLTAHGSVDSAVDAMRLGAFEYLQKPYDSEKLLNTVSRALKKLTTLDAEIISVSPEMDKVKKLILKIAKSNSTVLIRGESGTGKELIARSIHANSPRSNETFQAVNCAAINENLLESELFGHEKGSFTGAVSDKKGLFEIAHGGTLFLDEIGELDISLQAKILRALQEKQIRRVGGTRELNVDVRVVAATNRDLLHMVEEKRFREDLYYRLNVLSIELPALRERRTDIPVLIDYFVKKHTRGTSRKIVIQPDARRILEDYAYPGNVRQLESALERAILLCEDDKVTIDDLPPEMTNGTGRPASSGNGDLFALPPEGVNFEDVERSLIMQAMSRTDNNITKSAKLLGLTFRTLQYRLEKFGYKKESGEGDPNLNQD, from the coding sequence ATGGCACGTAAATCAATACTCGTCGTCGATGACGAGAAGAATCAGCGCGAAATCCTCGAAACGATCCTTTCGGGTGAGGGTTATGATGTGACGACCGCGTCCTCCGGTGAGGCGGCGATGAAGTTTGTCGCTGATCGCCACTTTGACCTCGTCCTGACCGACCTCAAGATGACGGGGATGAGCGGGCTCGACCTGCTCAAATCGCTCACCGACTACGACAAATCGATCATCGTCATCCTGCTCACTGCTCACGGCTCGGTCGATTCGGCGGTTGACGCGATGCGGCTTGGGGCGTTCGAGTATCTGCAAAAACCCTACGACAGCGAAAAGCTGCTCAATACCGTGTCGCGGGCGTTAAAAAAGCTCACCACGCTCGACGCCGAGATCATCTCTGTCTCGCCCGAGATGGACAAGGTCAAAAAGCTAATCCTTAAGATCGCAAAGTCCAATTCGACCGTGCTCATCCGCGGCGAATCAGGCACGGGAAAGGAACTGATCGCCCGCTCGATCCACGCAAACAGCCCGCGTTCGAACGAGACGTTCCAGGCCGTAAACTGCGCCGCGATCAACGAAAACCTGCTCGAAAGCGAGTTATTCGGACACGAAAAAGGCTCGTTCACCGGGGCCGTCTCGGACAAAAAAGGACTCTTTGAGATCGCCCACGGCGGCACACTTTTCCTCGACGAGATCGGCGAACTCGACATCTCTCTGCAAGCCAAAATATTACGAGCGCTTCAGGAAAAACAGATCCGCCGGGTCGGCGGCACTCGCGAACTTAACGTGGACGTCCGCGTGGTCGCCGCGACGAACCGCGACCTGCTCCACATGGTCGAGGAAAAACGCTTTCGCGAGGACCTGTATTACCGCCTCAACGTCCTCTCGATCGAGCTTCCCGCCCTGCGCGAACGCCGAACGGACATTCCCGTGCTGATCGACTATTTCGTCAAGAAACACACTCGCGGCACTAGCCGAAAGATCGTGATCCAGCCGGACGCCCGCCGCATCCTCGAAGATTACGCGTACCCCGGCAACGTCCGCCAACTCGAATCCGCCCTCGAACGCGCAATTCTCCTCTGCGAGGATGACAAGGTCACCATAGACGACCTGCCGCCTGAGATGACCAACGGCACCGGCCGGCCCGCCTCATCCGGTAATGGCGATCTGTTCGCTTTGCCACCCGAAGGCGTCAATTTTGAAGACGTCGAACGCAGCCTCATCATGCAGGCAATGTCGCGCACCGATAACAACATAACGAAGTCCGCGAAACTGCTCGGATTGACGTTTAGGACATTACAATATCGGTTAGAGAAGTTTGGCTATAAGAAGGAATCAGGAGAAGGAGACCCAAATCTAAACCAAGATTAG
- a CDS encoding protein kinase, which produces MEPKRWQLIKDILATLLEVDESERGSKLDAACGDDDELRSEVLAYIALSEDDPETRSTQVGKYQLIEKLGEGGMGEVWLAADRAEGYERQVAVKLIKVGPGATKILERFLTERRILSGLSHPNIARMLDGGRSDDGQPYLVMEYVQGVPISDYVARERLECRDIVKLFILVCRAVAHAHSNLIVHRDLKPSNVLVTADAEPKLLDFGISKILDIDVAGEESGVTFTRMLMTPAYASPEQLRGESPSTAADVYSLGIVLFELVTGSRPFGMSSDNPVLMYDLVRSHEPERPSSVLLRESGLVRNRPTSSRDAGPVPSPIASKDLEGDLDNVVLKAIDFNIAQRYQTVQEFSDDLQRYVDGMPVLASAGSRTYRLRKFIGRHRSLAIAWAAFVLVLLGATATTSWLYVRAGNAQIVAERRFNDVRKLANSIVFELHDSILDLPGSTPTREVLVSRALEYLDELSASHPDDPKLQMELADAYEKIGDVQGGLFEFHLGQREKAAESYRKAFAIRERLVLSAPNSLEFRRKLAASLFKLGNMLWVETKMNESLEAYRQALDIYDSLGGQPDAEVLVETAKTLTRIGYVKAAGGDLDGGDAALERAYKLLNEARTLRPSDISVLMATAGSLEASGTIENAAKQNFDSARSLYANALVIWKELYTERPNSVIIKRGLARSYHNLALAQYNIAWKSGTTAGKVDALKSVNTAHSAYAEMATSDPSNQELRRQLSDSISLKAKLLIEMGQIETARSMLLDSRAELESMWSASPADETLQINIASMSEELGYSHLASARSGSRVSREHTLRARDYFEQSLKTFRSFRDAGKLVGTQAKKAELLERQIAECDELLSRAP; this is translated from the coding sequence ATGGAACCCAAACGCTGGCAGCTGATCAAGGACATACTCGCTACGCTGCTCGAGGTCGATGAGAGTGAACGTGGTTCGAAGCTGGATGCTGCATGCGGGGATGACGATGAACTCCGAAGCGAAGTACTGGCGTACATCGCACTGTCGGAGGATGACCCCGAGACCAGAAGCACTCAGGTCGGAAAGTACCAGTTGATCGAGAAGCTCGGCGAAGGCGGCATGGGTGAAGTGTGGCTTGCTGCCGACCGTGCCGAAGGTTATGAGCGCCAGGTCGCCGTCAAGCTGATCAAGGTTGGCCCGGGCGCCACGAAGATCCTTGAGCGATTCCTCACTGAACGTCGCATTCTTTCGGGATTGTCACATCCAAACATCGCCCGTATGCTCGACGGAGGACGTTCCGACGACGGACAGCCCTACCTCGTGATGGAGTATGTTCAGGGTGTGCCGATCAGTGATTATGTCGCACGCGAGCGGCTCGAATGCCGAGATATTGTCAAGCTCTTCATCCTCGTCTGCCGTGCAGTTGCGCACGCGCATTCAAATCTGATAGTTCATCGCGACCTCAAGCCGTCCAACGTCTTGGTGACAGCCGATGCGGAGCCTAAGCTGCTCGACTTTGGAATCAGCAAGATCCTCGACATCGACGTTGCGGGAGAAGAAAGTGGAGTTACATTCACGCGGATGCTGATGACACCCGCATACGCATCGCCCGAACAACTGAGGGGTGAATCCCCGTCAACCGCGGCGGATGTTTATTCGCTGGGTATTGTTCTGTTTGAACTAGTCACCGGTTCACGGCCCTTCGGAATGTCGAGCGATAATCCGGTCCTGATGTATGACCTCGTTCGGAGCCACGAGCCAGAGCGTCCATCCTCTGTCCTGTTGCGCGAAAGCGGCCTCGTTCGCAACCGGCCCACGTCGAGTCGGGATGCCGGCCCAGTTCCCTCTCCAATCGCGTCAAAGGACCTTGAGGGCGATCTTGACAACGTCGTCCTGAAGGCGATCGATTTCAATATCGCACAGCGGTATCAGACGGTACAGGAATTCTCAGACGATCTGCAGCGGTATGTCGACGGCATGCCTGTCCTCGCTTCCGCGGGGAGTCGAACGTACAGACTAAGAAAGTTTATCGGCCGCCATAGGTCGCTCGCCATTGCGTGGGCGGCCTTTGTCCTTGTTCTGCTCGGAGCCACGGCGACGACAAGCTGGCTGTACGTCAGGGCCGGGAATGCGCAGATCGTTGCCGAGCGGCGATTTAACGATGTTCGGAAATTGGCCAATTCGATCGTTTTTGAACTGCATGATTCTATTCTGGATCTGCCGGGTTCCACTCCCACGCGCGAGGTGCTTGTCAGCCGTGCGCTCGAGTATCTGGACGAACTCTCGGCCTCGCATCCCGATGACCCAAAGTTACAAATGGAACTCGCCGATGCGTACGAGAAGATCGGAGATGTTCAGGGCGGATTGTTCGAGTTTCATCTTGGTCAACGGGAGAAGGCCGCCGAGAGTTATCGGAAGGCCTTTGCTATCCGTGAGCGCCTCGTGTTGTCTGCTCCGAACTCGCTTGAGTTTCGCCGCAAACTCGCTGCGAGCCTTTTTAAATTGGGCAACATGCTATGGGTCGAGACAAAGATGAACGAGAGCCTTGAAGCCTATCGTCAAGCCCTCGACATCTACGACAGTCTCGGTGGTCAGCCTGATGCCGAGGTCCTCGTCGAAACGGCCAAGACACTGACCCGTATCGGTTATGTCAAGGCGGCCGGAGGCGACCTGGACGGAGGGGACGCCGCCCTCGAACGCGCCTACAAGCTGTTGAATGAGGCCCGGACACTTCGTCCATCAGACATATCAGTGCTAATGGCGACTGCGGGCTCTCTCGAAGCGTCGGGAACTATTGAGAATGCCGCAAAGCAGAATTTTGATTCTGCCCGTAGCCTTTACGCCAACGCCCTTGTGATCTGGAAAGAACTATACACAGAACGGCCAAATAGCGTTATTATTAAACGGGGCTTGGCCCGATCCTATCACAACCTTGCGCTCGCACAATACAACATCGCGTGGAAAAGCGGGACGACCGCTGGGAAGGTCGATGCGCTCAAGAGCGTCAATACTGCACATTCGGCTTACGCCGAAATGGCTACGTCCGATCCGTCCAATCAGGAGCTTCGCCGCCAGTTGTCAGACAGCATTTCACTTAAGGCAAAACTCCTTATCGAAATGGGGCAGATCGAGACTGCCAGGTCAATGCTCTTGGATTCGCGTGCCGAACTTGAGAGCATGTGGTCCGCTTCGCCCGCCGATGAAACGCTCCAGATCAACATAGCCTCAATGAGTGAGGAGCTTGGATATAGCCATCTTGCCTCCGCCCGAAGTGGCTCGCGTGTTAGCAGAGAGCACACTCTAAGGGCGAGGGATTACTTTGAACAAAGCCTCAAAACATTCCGGAGCTTCCGTGATGCCGGAAAACTGGTTGGAACTCAGGCAAAGAAGGCCGAACTTCTCGAAAGGCAGATCGCCGAGTGCGATGAGCTATTGTCACGGGCACCGTGA